In one window of Denticeps clupeoides chromosome 2, fDenClu1.1, whole genome shotgun sequence DNA:
- the agtr1b gene encoding type-1 angiotensin II receptor A, whose product MENLTLKTTEGIRLNCSMSGRHSFIFTLIPVVYGCNFAIGIVGNSMVVAVIYCYMKLQTVANVFVLNLAVSDLTFLITLPMWATFTATGYHWPFGSFLCKASAGLVIFNLYTSIFFLTALSMDRYLAIVHPVRSRRRRTVLYARITCVGIWAFAFLLSIPTLLSRDVFEIEDANNTVCAIWHDSDHINVLTISMMKSVLGFLVPFIIIITCYCLIGRALMGARVQIQRSVRSRDDEVLRMLAAAVLAFFLCWAPHQVFHFMDILAMLGVVKNCHTLDIVDTAMPFTICIAYFSSCVNPILYSFVGHNFRRNLLRLLRCRPRSPPTFTSKMSAISYRASEVLHFTASKKTSSSNVK is encoded by the coding sequence ATGGAGAACCTCACGTTGAAAACGACTGAGGGAATCCGCCTGAACTGCAGCATGTCAGGAAGGCACAGTTTTATTTTCACCTTGATTCCTGTCGTTTACGGCTGCAACTTTGCCATCGGCATCGTGGGAAATAGCATGGTCGTTGCAGTTATCTACTGTTACATGAAACTGCAGACGGTGGCCAACGTGTTCGTGCTAAACCTGGCCGTGTCCGACCTCACGTTCCTCATCACGCTGCCCATGTGGGCCACGTTCACCGCCACAGGCTACCATTGGCCCTTCGGGAGCTTCCTATGCAAGGCCAGCGCAGGCCTGGTGATCTTCAACCTCTACACCAGCATCTTCTTCCTCACAGCCCTCAGCATGGACCGCTACCTGGCCATCGTGCACCCGGTGCGCTCGCGGCGCAGGCGAACGGTCCTCTACGCCCGCATCACCTGCGTGGGCATCTGGGCGTTTGCCTTCCTGCTCAGCATCCCGACGCTGCTCAGCCGCGACGTCTTCGAGATCGAGGACGCCAACAACACCGTGTGCGCCATCTGGCACGACTCAGACCACATCAACGTTCTCACCATCAGCATGATGAAGAGCGTTCTGGGCTTTCTGGTgcccttcatcatcatcatcacatgctACTGTCTGATTGGACGGGCTTTGATGGGGGCTCGGGTGCAGATCCAGAGAAGTGTGCGGTCGCGGGACGACGAGGTGCTGAGGATGTTGGCGGCGGCCGTGCTGGCCTTTTTCCTGTGTTGGGCGCCACATCAGGTCTTTCACTTCATGGACATACTGGCCATGCTGGGAGTGGTCAAGAACTGTCACACCCTGGACATCGTGGACACCGCCATGCCCTTCACCATCTGCATCGCCTACTTCAGCAGCTGCGTCAATCCCATCCTCTACAGCTTCGTGGGTCACAACTTCCGAAGGAATCTTCTGAGGCTGCTCCGGTGCAGGCCGCGCTCACCTCCAACGTTCACCTCCAAAATGAGCGCCATCTCATACCGCGCCTCAGAGGTGCTGCATTTCACAGCCAGTAAAAAGACCTCCTCGTCAAACGTTAAGTGA
- the cpb1 gene encoding carboxypeptidase B, which produces MKVLLLLGLVAAALTEQIKFEGDKVFRLKPATDDDVYIIQELAQSMEVDFWEPEHADLVIVDANVDIHVPAAYVDMVFTVLQQHEINHEVLMDDLQGAIDSQRDNPDVSGKAHDYTKYHSWESIEAWISSITSANSGLLSRQVIGNTYEGRPMHLLQVGKSTGSTKPAVFLDCGIHAREWISPAFCQWFVNEAVTTYGTDPEMTRLLDEMNVFVLPVFNIDGYDYTWNRDRMWRKTRSKNSGSSCIGTDPNRNFDAGWCTVGASSNPCSDTYCGPKVESEIEVKNVADFIRKNKSTIKAYLTIHSYSQLLLFPYSYTYELAADHNELMSVAEGAAEVLTSLHGTRYTSGPGASTIYLAAGGSDDWAYDLGVKYSYTFELRDTGRYGFLLPESQIKPTCEETMLAVKYIAAHVLRNL; this is translated from the exons ATGAAGGTCCTCCTACTGTTAGGACTAGTGGCAGCCGCTCTGACGGAGCAGATAAAGTTTGAGGG GGACAAAGTCTTTCGTCTGAAACCTGCCACAGATGACGATGTGTACATCATCCAAGAGCTGGCCCAAAGCATGGAG GTGGATTTCTGGGAGCCTGAACATGCTGACCTGGTGATCGTGGACGCCAACGTGGACATTCATGTTCCTGCTGCCTACGTGGACATGGTTTTCACCGTTCTGCAGCAGCACGAAATCAACCATGA GGTGCTGATGGATGACCTTCAGGGCGCAATTGACTCTCAGCGGGACAACCCAGATGTTTCTGGCAAGGCTCACGACTACACAAAATACCACTCCTGGGAGAGT ATTGAGGCCTGGATCTCCTCCATCACCTCTGCCAACTCTGGTCTGCTCAGCAGGCAGGTTATTGGAAACACCTATGAGGGCCGCCCCATGCACTTGCTCCAG GTTGGTAAGAGCACTGGCTCCACCAAGCCTGCTGTCTTCCTCGACTGTGGCATCCATGCTAGAGAGTGGATCTCCCCCGCTTTCTGCCAGTGGTTCGTCAATGAG GCCGTGACCACATATGGAACCGACCCTGAAATGACCAGACTTTTGGATGAGATGAATGTCTTCGTCCTGCCCGTCTTCAACATCGATGGCTATGACTACACCTGGAACAGA GACAGAATGTGGCGCAAGACTCGCTCTAAGAATTCTGGCTCTAGCTGCATTGGTACCGATCCAAACAGGAACTTTGACGCTGGCTGGTGCA CCGTGGGAGCTTCCAGCAACCCTTGCAGTGACACCTACTGTGGCCCCAAGGTTGAGTCTGAGATTGAGGTCAAGAACGTGGCTGACTTCATCCGCAAGAACAAGTCTACCATTAAGGCCTATCTCACCATCCACTCCTACTCTCAGCTGCTCCTCTTCCCCTACTCCTATACCTACGAGCTGGCTGCTGACCACAATGAGCTG ATGAGTGTGGCTGAGGGAGCTGCCGAGGTCCTGACCAGTTTGCATGGCACCAGATACACTAGTGGTCCTGGGGCCAGCACCATCT ACCTTGCTGCTGGGGGCTCTGATGACTGGGCCTATGACCTGGGTGTAAAATACTCCTACACCTTCGAGCTACGTGACACCGGCCGCTACGGCTTTCTCTTGCCTGAGTCTCAGATCAAGCCCACTTGTGAGGAGACCATGCTGGCCGTCAAGTACATTGCTGCACATGTGCTTAGAAATCTGTAA
- the LOC114766697 gene encoding glycogenin-1-like, whose product MADQAFVTLATNDSYAKGAMVLGESLRNHKTTKKLVALIGPHVTEPSRAVLNKIYDEVRVVDVLDSGDTAHLVMMKRPDLGVTFTKLHCWALTQYSKCVFMDADTMVVSNVDELFDREELSAAPDPGWPDCFNSGVFVFRPSDETYNKLLRFCAEHGSFDGGDQGVLNSFFSDWATADITKHLPFIYNLSSVAIYTYTPAFKQYGGNAKVVHFLGKTKPWGYTFDPKQRRIRGDVQEASAHPSFLLEWWTIYSSLVVPMLQQEYGDQPFLSGCEEDLSYSTQNASPLLSSQERKQKWEQGQADYMGIDSFDNIQKRLDAFLK is encoded by the exons ATGGCAG ATCAGGCATTTGTAACGCTGGCCACAAATGACAGTTATGCTAAAGGAGCCATGGTCCTTGGAGAGTCCCTCAGAAACCACAAGACTACCAAGAAACTTGTGGCACTCATTGGCCCCCACGTGACAGAGCCATCTAg GGCAGTGCTTAATAAGATCTACGATGAGGTCAGGGTGGTGGACGTGCTGGACAGTGGGGACACAGCTCACCTGGTCATGATGAAGAGGCCCGATCTGGGGGTGACCTTCACAAAGCTCCACTGCTGGGCGCTCACTCAGTACTCAAAATGTGTCTTCATGGACGCAGACACGATG GTGGTGTCGAACGTCGATGAGCTGTTCGACAGAGAAGAGCTGTCGGCTGCCCCGGACCCCGGCTGGCCAGACTGCTTCAACTCTGGCGTGTTTGTGTTCCGTCCCTCCGACGAGACGTACAACAAGCTCCTTCGGTTCTGTGCGGAGCACGGCAGCTTCGATG GAGGAGACCAGGGAGTTCTCAACAGCTTCTTCAGCGACTGGGCCACGGCAGACATCACCAAACACCTGCCCTTCATCTACAACCTGAGCAGCGTGGCCATCTACACCTACACACCAGCATTCAAACA GTATGGCGGCAATGCAAAGGTGGTCCACTTCCTGGGAAAGACAAAGCCGTGGGGCTACACGTTTGACCCCAAACAAAGAAGAATTCGGGGTGATGTCCAGGAAGCCTCTGCACACCCCAGCTTCCTGCTGGAGTGGTGGACCATCTACTCCAGCTTGGTAGTTCCCATGCTGCAACAGGAGTATGGAGACCAGCCTTTCCTCTCCGGCTGTGAG GAGGATCTATCATACTCTACCCAGAATGCATCACCCCTTCTGTCCTCACAGGAGCGGAAGCAGAAATGGGAACAGGGACAGGCGGACTACATGGGAATAGACAGTTTTGATAATATCCAGAAAAGGCTGGATGCTTTTCTAAAGTAA
- the LOC114766683 gene encoding alanine aminotransferase 2-like, with the protein MTENGLLHPERVLTLDTMNPNIKRVEYAVRGPIVQRAMQLEKELQEGVKKPFTEVIKANIGDCHAMGQQPITFFRQVLALCSYPELLNDNKFPEDAKDRARRILQACGGGSIGAYSASQGIELVRQDVSRYIVRRDGGVPSNPDNIYLSTGASDAIATMLKLLVSGEGPTRTGVMISIPQYPLYSAALADLGAIQINYYLDESNNWSLAVGELRRALEAARKHCNPRALCVINPGNPTGQVQSRQCIEDVIRFAAEENLFLMADEVYQDNVYAEGCQFHSFKKVLFEMGPKYSEKVELASFHSTSKCYMGECGFRGGYMEVINLDPAVKAQLTKLVSVRLCPPVPGQALLDLVVNPPQPDEPSYSTFMNERTAVLAALAEKARMTEEILNKVPGIRCNPVQGAMYSFPQIQIPHKAIEEAKEKGQAPDMFYCMTLLDEMGICVVPGSGFGQRDGTYHFRMTILPPTDKLKIFLAKVKEFHQRFTERYS; encoded by the exons ATGACGGAAAACGGCCTGCTGCACCCGGAGAGGGTGCTCACCCTGGACACCATGAACCCCAACATTAAGCGGGTGGAGTACGCGGTCCGCGGCCCCATCGTGCAGAGGGCCAtgcagctggagaaggagctgcaggag GGAGTCAAGAAGCCCTTCACAGAAGTGATCAAGGCCAACATTGGAGACTGTCATGCCATGGGTCAGCAGCCAATCACGTTCTTCAGACAG GTGCTAGCACTCTGCTCGTACCCAGAGCTTTTGAACGACAACAAGTTCCCCGAAGACGCAAAAGACCGAGCACGACGCATCCTTCAGGCCTGTGGAGGAGGAAGTATTG GTGCTTACAGCGCCAGTCAGGGAATCGAACTGGTGCGACAGGATGTCTCACGCTACATTGTGCGCCGCGACGGCGGAGTCCCCTCCAACCCAGACAACATCTACCTCTCTACAGGAGCCAGTGATGCCATCGCG ACAATGCTGAAGCTTTTAGTGTCAGGCGAAGGCCCAACAAGGACCGGTGTGATGATCTCAATCCCCCAGTATCCTCTCTACTCCGCCGCCCTGGCTGACCTGGGTGCTATACAAATCAACTACTACCTGGACGAGTCCAACAACTGGAGCCTGGCTGTGGGTGAGCTGCGGCGCGCCCTGGAGGCCGCCAGGAAGCACTGCAACCCGCGGGCGCTGTGTGTCATAAACCCTGGCAACCCCACTG GTCAGGTCCAGAGCAGACAGTGCATAGAAGATGTGATCCGATTTGCTGCTGAGGAAAATCTCTTCCTGATGGCCGATGAG GTTTATCAGGACAATGTGTATGCAGAGGGCTGTCAATTCCACTCGTTTAAAAAGGTGCTGTTTGAGATGGGACCCAAATACTCAGAGAAAGTGGAGCTGGCCTCCTTCCACTCTACATCTAAGTGCTATATGGGAGA ATGTGGTTTCCGAGGTGGATACATGGAGGTGATAAACCTGGATCCTGCAGTGAAGGCTCAGCTCACTAAACTTGTTTCAGTTCGGCTGTGTCCACCTGTGCCTGGACAGGCTCTTTTGGACCTGGTGGTGAATCCCCCTCAACCCGATGAACCTTCATACTCCACCTTTATGAAC GAGCGTACAGCTGTGCTGGCTGCTCTTGCAGAAAAGGCGCGGATGACGgaagaaatattaaataaggTCCCAGGGATCCGCTGCAATCCAGTACAGGGAGCAATGTACTCTTTCCCCCAGATCCAGATTCCTCATAAAGCCATAGAGGAAGCAAAG GAGAAGGGACAGGCACCAGACATGTTTTACTGTATGACATTACTGGATGAGATGGGCATCTGTGTTGTCCCAGGAAGTGGCTTTGGACAGAGAGATGGAACATACCACTTCAG GATGACTATTCTCCCTCCCACTGACAAACTGAAGATCTTCTTGGCTAAGGTGAAAGAGTTTCACCAGCGCTTTACTGAGCGCTATTCCTAA